The sequence AAGGGAAGAATCCGGAGCCAATTATTATCGCTGAATTGATTCGTAAGGCCATTGAAGCCCGCAAGCCCAAAGCTCGGTACATCGCAGGCTATATGGCCCGACCAGCGATTTTTATGAAAAACCTGTTGTCGGATAGCCTGATGGACAAAGTGATCATGAGCCAGGTTAACTAATGAACGGAGCTAACTAATGATGAAAACACAAGCGCAGCTCAACATCCTGTATTCCTGTGTCGATGAGAAGAAACGGGGAAATGAGCAGTTCGTCCCTGAACATGCCCTAGGGTGTATTTTATCGGGCGAAAGCCATTTTCTGACTGCTAAAGGTACGCAGGTTTACGGGGCGGGTACGATTGGGCTCGTCCGGCGGAACCAGCTGGTCAAATCGCTTAAAGTTCCACCTCCCGGTGGCCAGTTCAAGTCCATCAATATCTTTCTGGACCAGGATACATTACGTCAGTATAGTGCCGAAAATCACATTGAAGCCACAGGGCATTATACGGGTGTTCCCATGCTCCAGTTATCACTCGATCCATTCCTTAAAGGCTATTTTGATTCGCTGTTGCCGTACTTTGATCATCCCGAAGGGCTTACCAGCACATTGTCGGAGCTTAAAACC comes from Spirosoma aureum and encodes:
- a CDS encoding helix-turn-helix domain-containing protein, whose product is MMKTQAQLNILYSCVDEKKRGNEQFVPEHALGCILSGESHFLTAKGTQVYGAGTIGLVRRNQLVKSLKVPPPGGQFKSINIFLDQDTLRQYSAENHIEATGHYTGVPMLQLSLDPFLKGYFDSLLPYFDHPEGLTSTLSELKTREAIELLLRFDYNLKDFLFDFSEPYKIDLEAFMIQNYVYNVPISQFARLTGRSLATFKRDFQKTFGSPPQKWLQQKRLEEAHFLIAKRKQKPSNVYLEVGFENLSHFSAAFKQQFGYNPSSLQTV